In Aphelocoma coerulescens isolate FSJ_1873_10779 chromosome 3, UR_Acoe_1.0, whole genome shotgun sequence, a single window of DNA contains:
- the RTN4 gene encoding reticulon-4 isoform X6, translated as MDSQPSSWKDKVVDLLYWRDIKKTGVVFGASLFLLLSLTVFSIVSVTAYIALALLSVTISFRIYKGVIQAIQKSDEGHPFRAYLDSDVAVSEELIQKYSNVVLGHVNGTVRELRRLFLVDDLVDSLKFAVLMWVFTYVGALFNGLTLLILALISLFSVPVIYERHQAQIDHYLGLVNKNVKDAMAKIQAKIPGLKRKTE; from the exons ATGGACAGTCAGCCGAGCAGTTGGAAGGATAAGG TTGTTGACCTCCTTTACTGGCGAGACATTAAGAAGACCGGGGTGGTGTTTGGAGCCAgcttgttcctgctgctctCATTAACAGTGTTCAGCATCGTGAGCGTCACAGCCTACAttgccctggccctgctctcTGTCACCATCAGCTTTAGGATATACAAGGGAGTTATCCAGGCAATCCAGAAGTCTGATGAGGGCCACCCCTTCAg ggcttACCTGGACTCCGATGTAGCCGTGTCGGAGGAGCTCATCCAGAAGTACAGCAACGTTGTGCTGGGCCACGTGAACGGCACCGTCCGGGAGCTGCGGCGCCTCTTCCTCGTCGATGACCTGGTGGATTCCCTCAAG TTCGCAGTGTTGATGTGGGTTTTCACTTATGTTGGTGCCTTGTTCAATGGTCTGACATTACTGATCCTGG CTTTGATTTCGCTCTTCAGTGTTCCTGTTATTTATGAGAGACATCAG GCCCAAATCGACCATTACCTGGGACTTGTGAACAAGAATGTCAAAGATGCCATGGCAAA
- the RTN4 gene encoding reticulon-4 isoform X4 — MHSSAADPFKEHTAFGTLSDGFPARGTYKESSEEVYKEPMKNSRNPFLAEGNDKDVSETKYSQPPFAKEEAAILSPAKENTQLEGPKELPNLEKMPAEQLKMSPESPQDLFERNEEDIFDNKDKYRGGGDHGEKGVVKEDPLRREEYADFKPFEPVWEVKGASHGLSSMREDVGSKINAKLESSLDEKYSVGTLNVQKDYERESEGSAEDPSFPSTPEAVKEPSQTYITCTKFDSSPSPGGNKGKSLSPLEEGTSENRTDDEKKIAELKAQTVPEQGNFGTGAVGQEGQGAESPKAQGVPPVPPDSATNMPEGLTPDLVQEAYEMHDAACTKLAYETKIDLVQTSEAAQETLKPTAQICPSFEGSEAAPSPILPDIVMEAPLSTGTAGAEASAVQLEASPLETFIPTAKYENVKEAEKPPVYQEAVNVPLAQTQEAKETLAFKQPDGESSTTPEDLETPYISIACDLIKGTKVSGESPSPSFTEYSKTPVTESISQDVPEHKELDGKMSPQFGKAGLFNSQMISDFAEEASEDPSLLLKSESTESIPTDEEHEEGLVDSVAATGKPYLESFQPELDSSKIVAAPPSEPIPAKTAKAEKIPLQMEELDALAYSADESVAMEPKTGDDKALSPMESSPGSVEEDFVMLGHPKTAPEFVTEVTDREIMHKDEGEDISKVIQGEKSQLPCPELPCDLSVKNVEVKSEEDTNALKKSLEAVDKEVPEVSTTCLPATDTSPLSAEKEIVSVVKPGAFEKEAEKEAASVKEKKKPTAVFSAKLNKSSVVDLLYWRDIKKTGVVFGASLFLLLSLTVFSIVSVTAYIALALLSVTISFRIYKGVIQAIQKSDEGHPFRAYLDSDVAVSEELIQKYSNVVLGHVNGTVRELRRLFLVDDLVDSLKFAVLMWVFTYVGALFNGLTLLILALISLFSVPVIYERHQAQIDHYLGLVNKNVKDAMAKIQAKIPGLKRKTE; from the exons ATGCACTCCTCTGCAG CCGATCCCTTTAAAGAGCACACAGCCTTTGGTACCCTCTCAGATGGATTTCCTGCAAGAGGCACTTACAAAGAGAGCTCCGAGGAGGTTTATAAAGAACCTATGAAAAATTCCAGAAACCCCTTTCTTGCAGAGGGAAATGACAAAGACGTTTCAGAGACGAAATACTCGCAACCCCCATTTGCTAAAGAAGAAGCAGCCATTTTGTCTCCAGCTAAAGAAAATACACAGCTAGAGGGCCCTAAAGAATTACCTAACCTGGAGAAAatgcctgcagagcagctgaaaaTGTCTCCAGAATCTCCCCAAGATTTGTTTGAGAGGAATGAGGAAGATATCTTCGATAACAAAGACAAGTACAGAGGAGGTGGTGATCATGGTGAAAAAGGGGTGGTGAAAGAAGATCCTCTTAGAAGGGAAGAATATGCAGACTTCAAACCATTCGAGCCAGTATGGGAAGTCAAAGGTGCTAGTCATGGACTGAGTAGCATGAGAGAGGATGTTGGAAGTAAGATCAATGCCAAGCTGGAGAGCAGTTTGGATGAGAAATATAGTGTGGGTACGCTGAATGTGCAGAAGGATTATGAAAGAGAGAGTGAAGGCAGCGCTGAAGATCCGTCTTTCCCAAGCACCCCAGAAGCTGTAAAAGAACCTTCGCAGACCTACATCACTTGTACTAAATTTGATTCCTCTCCAAGTCCAGGTGGTAACAAAGGCAAATCTCTTTCTCCACTAGAGGAAGGCACTTCAGAAAATAGAACTGACGATGAGAAAAAGATTGCAGAACTGAAAGCTCAGACAGTCCCAGAACAAGGTAATTTTGGTACTGGAGCCGTTgggcaggaagggcagggagCTGAGTCCCCTAAAGCACAGGGGGTCCCACCAGTGCCGCCCGACAGCGCCACGAACATGCCCGAGGGTCTCACTCCTGACCTGGTGCAGGAGGCGTATGAGATGCACGATGCAGCCTGCACAAAACTGGCTTATGAAACCAAGATTGATTTAGTGCAAACCTCCGAGGCGGCGCAGGAGACTCTGAAACCCACGGCGCAAATCTGCCCCTCCTTCGAAGGCTCGGAAGCTGCTCCGTCGCCGATATTGCCGGATATTGTTATGGAAGCCCCGCTAAGCACTGGGACTGCTGGGGCAGAAGCATCTGCTGTGCAGCTGGAAGCTTCCCCACTAGAAACATTTATTCCCACTGCCAAGTATGAGAATGTAAAAGAGGCTGAAAAACCTCCTGTATACCAAGAGGCAGTGAATGTACCGCTGGCACAGACCCAGGAAGCAAAGGAGACATTGGCGTTTAAACAACCTGATGGGGAGAGTAGCACCACTCCTGAAGATCTGGAGACTCCTTATATATCTATTGCATGTGACTTAATTAAGGGAACAAAGGTGTCTGGTGAATCTCCTTCTCCATCCTTCACAGAGTATTCAAAGACACCGGTAACAGAAAGCATTTCTCAGGATGTGCCTGAACACAAGGAACTAGATGGAAAAATGTCTCCACAGTTTGGAAAAGCTGGCCTGTTTAATAGCCAGATGATATCTGACTTTGCTGAGGAAGCGAGTGAAGATCCATCTCTCCTCTTAAAAAGTGAATCCACTGAGAGTATTCCAACTGATGAAGAACATGAGGAAGGACTGGTGGATTCAGTAGCTGCCACGGGCAAGCCGTATCTGGAGTCATTCCAACCTGAGCTGGACTCTTCCAAAATTGTTGCTGCTCCACCATCTGAGCCAATACCTGCAAAAACAGCCAAGGCAGAGAAGATTCCTCTTCAAATGGAAGAGCTGGATGCTTTGGCTTATTCAGCTGATGAATCTGTTGCTATGGAACCAAAAACAGGAGATGACAAAGCTCTCTCACCCATGGAGTCTTCCCCAGGCTCAGTGGAAGAAGACTTCGTGATGTTAGGTCATCCTAAAACTGCTCCTGAATTTGTGACAGAGGTCACTGACAGAGAAATAATGCACAAAGATGAAGGTGAAGACATCAGTAAGGTGATCCAGGGTGAGAAGAGTCAGTTGCCTTGCCCAGAGCTGCCCTGTGATCTGTCTGTGAAGAATGTAGAAGTAAAATCTGAGGAAGATACCAATGCCTTGAAAAAGTCATTGGAGGCTGTGGACAAAGAAGTGCCTGAAGTATCCACCACGTGCTTACCAGCCACAGATACCTCACCTCTATCTGCTGAAAAAGAGATAGTCAGTGTAGTAAAACCAGGAGCTTTTGAGAAGGAAGCTGAGAAAGAAGCTGCTTctgttaaagaaaagaaaaaacctacTGCTGTATTTTCAGCAAAGCTGAATAAGTCTTCAG TTGTTGACCTCCTTTACTGGCGAGACATTAAGAAGACCGGGGTGGTGTTTGGAGCCAgcttgttcctgctgctctCATTAACAGTGTTCAGCATCGTGAGCGTCACAGCCTACAttgccctggccctgctctcTGTCACCATCAGCTTTAGGATATACAAGGGAGTTATCCAGGCAATCCAGAAGTCTGATGAGGGCCACCCCTTCAg ggcttACCTGGACTCCGATGTAGCCGTGTCGGAGGAGCTCATCCAGAAGTACAGCAACGTTGTGCTGGGCCACGTGAACGGCACCGTCCGGGAGCTGCGGCGCCTCTTCCTCGTCGATGACCTGGTGGATTCCCTCAAG TTCGCAGTGTTGATGTGGGTTTTCACTTATGTTGGTGCCTTGTTCAATGGTCTGACATTACTGATCCTGG CTTTGATTTCGCTCTTCAGTGTTCCTGTTATTTATGAGAGACATCAG GCCCAAATCGACCATTACCTGGGACTTGTGAACAAGAATGTCAAAGATGCCATGGCAAA
- the RTN4 gene encoding reticulon-4 isoform X7, with protein sequence MDAKMVVDLLYWRDIKKTGVVFGASLFLLLSLTVFSIVSVTAYIALALLSVTISFRIYKGVIQAIQKSDEGHPFRAYLDSDVAVSEELIQKYSNVVLGHVNGTVRELRRLFLVDDLVDSLKFAVLMWVFTYVGALFNGLTLLILALISLFSVPVIYERHQAQIDHYLGLVNKNVKDAMAKIQAKIPGLKRKTE encoded by the exons ATGGATGCCAAAATGG TTGTTGACCTCCTTTACTGGCGAGACATTAAGAAGACCGGGGTGGTGTTTGGAGCCAgcttgttcctgctgctctCATTAACAGTGTTCAGCATCGTGAGCGTCACAGCCTACAttgccctggccctgctctcTGTCACCATCAGCTTTAGGATATACAAGGGAGTTATCCAGGCAATCCAGAAGTCTGATGAGGGCCACCCCTTCAg ggcttACCTGGACTCCGATGTAGCCGTGTCGGAGGAGCTCATCCAGAAGTACAGCAACGTTGTGCTGGGCCACGTGAACGGCACCGTCCGGGAGCTGCGGCGCCTCTTCCTCGTCGATGACCTGGTGGATTCCCTCAAG TTCGCAGTGTTGATGTGGGTTTTCACTTATGTTGGTGCCTTGTTCAATGGTCTGACATTACTGATCCTGG CTTTGATTTCGCTCTTCAGTGTTCCTGTTATTTATGAGAGACATCAG GCCCAAATCGACCATTACCTGGGACTTGTGAACAAGAATGTCAAAGATGCCATGGCAAA
- the RTN4 gene encoding reticulon-4 isoform X3, with protein MHSSAEKVMDLQEQPGSTKSLGQEDFTAVPLDPAPSLPSFSPLSADPFKEHTAFGTLSDGFPARGTYKESSEEVYKEPMKNSRNPFLAEGNDKDVSETKYSQPPFAKEEAAILSPAKENTQLEGPKELPNLEKMPAEQLKMSPESPQDLFERNEEDIFDNKDKYRGGGDHGEKGVVKEDPLRREEYADFKPFEPVWEVKGASHGLSSMREDVGSKINAKLESSLDEKYSVGTLNVQKDYERESEGSAEDPSFPSTPEAVKEPSQTYITCTKFDSSPSPGGNKGKSLSPLEEGTSENRTDDEKKIAELKAQTVPEQGNFGTGAVGQEGQGAESPKAQGVPPVPPDSATNMPEGLTPDLVQEAYEMHDAACTKLAYETKIDLVQTSEAAQETLKPTAQICPSFEGSEAAPSPILPDIVMEAPLSTGTAGAEASAVQLEASPLETFIPTAKYENVKEAEKPPVYQEAVNVPLAQTQEAKETLAFKQPDGESSTTPEDLETPYISIACDLIKGTKVSGESPSPSFTEYSKTPVTESISQDVPEHKELDGKMSPQFGKAGLFNSQMISDFAEEASEDPSLLLKSESTESIPTDEEHEEGLVDSVAATGKPYLESFQPELDSSKIVAAPPSEPIPAKTAKAEKIPLQMEELDALAYSADESVAMEPKTGDDKALSPMESSPGSVEEDFVMLGHPKTAPEFVTEVTDREIMHKDEGEDISKVIQGEKSQLPCPELPCDLSVKNVEVKSEEDTNALKKSLEAVDKEVPEVSTTCLPATDTSPLSAEKEIVSVVKPGAFEKEAEKEAASVKEKKKPTAVFSAKLNKSSVVDLLYWRDIKKTGVVFGASLFLLLSLTVFSIVSVTAYIALALLSVTISFRIYKGVIQAIQKSDEGHPFRAYLDSDVAVSEELIQKYSNVVLGHVNGTVRELRRLFLVDDLVDSLKFAVLMWVFTYVGALFNGLTLLILALISLFSVPVIYERHQAQIDHYLGLVNKNVKDAMAKIQAKIPGLKRKTE; from the exons ATGCACTCCTCTGCAG AAAAAGTTATGGActtgcaggagcagccaggtaGCACTAAGTCGCTTGGTCAAGAGGATTTTACTGCAGTCCCGCTTGATCctgctccttctcttccctccttctctcctctcTCAGCCGATCCCTTTAAAGAGCACACAGCCTTTGGTACCCTCTCAGATGGATTTCCTGCAAGAGGCACTTACAAAGAGAGCTCCGAGGAGGTTTATAAAGAACCTATGAAAAATTCCAGAAACCCCTTTCTTGCAGAGGGAAATGACAAAGACGTTTCAGAGACGAAATACTCGCAACCCCCATTTGCTAAAGAAGAAGCAGCCATTTTGTCTCCAGCTAAAGAAAATACACAGCTAGAGGGCCCTAAAGAATTACCTAACCTGGAGAAAatgcctgcagagcagctgaaaaTGTCTCCAGAATCTCCCCAAGATTTGTTTGAGAGGAATGAGGAAGATATCTTCGATAACAAAGACAAGTACAGAGGAGGTGGTGATCATGGTGAAAAAGGGGTGGTGAAAGAAGATCCTCTTAGAAGGGAAGAATATGCAGACTTCAAACCATTCGAGCCAGTATGGGAAGTCAAAGGTGCTAGTCATGGACTGAGTAGCATGAGAGAGGATGTTGGAAGTAAGATCAATGCCAAGCTGGAGAGCAGTTTGGATGAGAAATATAGTGTGGGTACGCTGAATGTGCAGAAGGATTATGAAAGAGAGAGTGAAGGCAGCGCTGAAGATCCGTCTTTCCCAAGCACCCCAGAAGCTGTAAAAGAACCTTCGCAGACCTACATCACTTGTACTAAATTTGATTCCTCTCCAAGTCCAGGTGGTAACAAAGGCAAATCTCTTTCTCCACTAGAGGAAGGCACTTCAGAAAATAGAACTGACGATGAGAAAAAGATTGCAGAACTGAAAGCTCAGACAGTCCCAGAACAAGGTAATTTTGGTACTGGAGCCGTTgggcaggaagggcagggagCTGAGTCCCCTAAAGCACAGGGGGTCCCACCAGTGCCGCCCGACAGCGCCACGAACATGCCCGAGGGTCTCACTCCTGACCTGGTGCAGGAGGCGTATGAGATGCACGATGCAGCCTGCACAAAACTGGCTTATGAAACCAAGATTGATTTAGTGCAAACCTCCGAGGCGGCGCAGGAGACTCTGAAACCCACGGCGCAAATCTGCCCCTCCTTCGAAGGCTCGGAAGCTGCTCCGTCGCCGATATTGCCGGATATTGTTATGGAAGCCCCGCTAAGCACTGGGACTGCTGGGGCAGAAGCATCTGCTGTGCAGCTGGAAGCTTCCCCACTAGAAACATTTATTCCCACTGCCAAGTATGAGAATGTAAAAGAGGCTGAAAAACCTCCTGTATACCAAGAGGCAGTGAATGTACCGCTGGCACAGACCCAGGAAGCAAAGGAGACATTGGCGTTTAAACAACCTGATGGGGAGAGTAGCACCACTCCTGAAGATCTGGAGACTCCTTATATATCTATTGCATGTGACTTAATTAAGGGAACAAAGGTGTCTGGTGAATCTCCTTCTCCATCCTTCACAGAGTATTCAAAGACACCGGTAACAGAAAGCATTTCTCAGGATGTGCCTGAACACAAGGAACTAGATGGAAAAATGTCTCCACAGTTTGGAAAAGCTGGCCTGTTTAATAGCCAGATGATATCTGACTTTGCTGAGGAAGCGAGTGAAGATCCATCTCTCCTCTTAAAAAGTGAATCCACTGAGAGTATTCCAACTGATGAAGAACATGAGGAAGGACTGGTGGATTCAGTAGCTGCCACGGGCAAGCCGTATCTGGAGTCATTCCAACCTGAGCTGGACTCTTCCAAAATTGTTGCTGCTCCACCATCTGAGCCAATACCTGCAAAAACAGCCAAGGCAGAGAAGATTCCTCTTCAAATGGAAGAGCTGGATGCTTTGGCTTATTCAGCTGATGAATCTGTTGCTATGGAACCAAAAACAGGAGATGACAAAGCTCTCTCACCCATGGAGTCTTCCCCAGGCTCAGTGGAAGAAGACTTCGTGATGTTAGGTCATCCTAAAACTGCTCCTGAATTTGTGACAGAGGTCACTGACAGAGAAATAATGCACAAAGATGAAGGTGAAGACATCAGTAAGGTGATCCAGGGTGAGAAGAGTCAGTTGCCTTGCCCAGAGCTGCCCTGTGATCTGTCTGTGAAGAATGTAGAAGTAAAATCTGAGGAAGATACCAATGCCTTGAAAAAGTCATTGGAGGCTGTGGACAAAGAAGTGCCTGAAGTATCCACCACGTGCTTACCAGCCACAGATACCTCACCTCTATCTGCTGAAAAAGAGATAGTCAGTGTAGTAAAACCAGGAGCTTTTGAGAAGGAAGCTGAGAAAGAAGCTGCTTctgttaaagaaaagaaaaaacctacTGCTGTATTTTCAGCAAAGCTGAATAAGTCTTCAG TTGTTGACCTCCTTTACTGGCGAGACATTAAGAAGACCGGGGTGGTGTTTGGAGCCAgcttgttcctgctgctctCATTAACAGTGTTCAGCATCGTGAGCGTCACAGCCTACAttgccctggccctgctctcTGTCACCATCAGCTTTAGGATATACAAGGGAGTTATCCAGGCAATCCAGAAGTCTGATGAGGGCCACCCCTTCAg ggcttACCTGGACTCCGATGTAGCCGTGTCGGAGGAGCTCATCCAGAAGTACAGCAACGTTGTGCTGGGCCACGTGAACGGCACCGTCCGGGAGCTGCGGCGCCTCTTCCTCGTCGATGACCTGGTGGATTCCCTCAAG TTCGCAGTGTTGATGTGGGTTTTCACTTATGTTGGTGCCTTGTTCAATGGTCTGACATTACTGATCCTGG CTTTGATTTCGCTCTTCAGTGTTCCTGTTATTTATGAGAGACATCAG GCCCAAATCGACCATTACCTGGGACTTGTGAACAAGAATGTCAAAGATGCCATGGCAAA